aataaaataatcataatagATACTTGATTGGTAAATCGtatctatttatatatatatatatatataattatttttatcgtGTCCCTTTCTAGTTAGATCATTAATacttgtttgtttgtttgttttttttattttctttatttttattgtacCTAAATTCAAACCCGTGCTAATTCCTCCGCACCGCGCTTAACGACGTAAATTTCACGTCTGTAATAAAAGTTCCACATTCTAACAACacatttattattcaacTTTATTCACAACATAACAACCCCAAATGTTATATCTTTCGTTCCTATTACCTTTGGCTCTCGTTAATGCCATCGACACTACATCATCTAGTGCATCCTCATCATCTGCAGATGTATCCTCTGCATCCTCAGACGCATCCTCTTCCTCCCCCTCTCCTACTGTCGATGTACAAGACCTACAACAACAACTAGAAGGTACTTGGTCCTCCAAATCAAACCAAGTATTTACAGGCCCTGGCTTCTTTGATCCTATAGATGAACTGCTAATCGAGCCTTCTTTACCAGGTATTTCATATTCTTTTACATCTGACGGGTTCTGGGAACAAGCTACTTATCAAGTTTCAGGAAACCCAAAGAATCCAAAATGTCCTGCCGCTGCCTTAGTCTGGCAACATGGTAAATACGATATACTAGATAACGGTACAATGATCCTAACTCCTTTCAAAGAAGACGGTAGAATGCTAGTGTCTGATCCATGCACTGATAACGGTACCTCCACTTATATGAGATACAATTCTTCTATTACTTTCCAAGCTGTTACAGTCTCCTTGGATGATTACCATGGTATGTACAAGTtacaaatatatcaatTTGATGGATCTCCTATGCAACCATTATATTTAGCATACAGACCTCCTATGATGCTACCTACACAAGCTATAAACTCAGCATCCTCATCAAATTCAACTTCAAAGAGATCTTTAAGAGATCTTGTCAAGAGAAATTtgcaaaataaatataagacAAACGCATCAAAGACTTCTTCGTTTGTAGACTCAAATATCTTCTGGTACATCTCAACAGGGATGCTTTGTCTAGGTTCAATCATCTTCCTACTTAGCTAATTTATAACTACcatcaattattatacatattatatatatatatatatatttttaaataatgtgCCTCCGCCTCCGCCTCCGTCACGTGCTATTCAATCCCCTAgtgattttcaaaattgcaagctttaataattatcaaagaattactaatattttaagatgtggttaaaaaaaatta
This genomic stretch from Henningerozyma blattae CBS 6284 chromosome 1, complete genome harbors:
- the ROT1 gene encoding Rot1p (similar to Saccharomyces cerevisiae ROT1 (YMR200W); ancestral locus Anc_6.294); translated protein: MLYLSFLLPLALVNAIDTTSSSASSSSADVSSASSDASSSSPSPTVDVQDLQQQLEGTWSSKSNQVFTGPGFFDPIDELLIEPSLPGISYSFTSDGFWEQATYQVSGNPKNPKCPAAALVWQHGKYDILDNGTMILTPFKEDGRMLVSDPCTDNGTSTYMRYNSSITFQAVTVSLDDYHGMYKLQIYQFDGSPMQPLYLAYRPPMMLPTQAINSASSSNSTSKRSLRDLVKRNLQNKYKTNASKTSSFVDSNIFWYISTGMLCLGSIIFLLS